The following coding sequences lie in one Biomphalaria glabrata chromosome 18, xgBioGlab47.1, whole genome shotgun sequence genomic window:
- the LOC106069805 gene encoding calexcitin-2-like — protein MSALSDFQRKKILNLFENLYDLNKDGVIEKCDFDNAVEKISTLHHWKNNDEAFKKAQETVNEIWEGLRIRADKNKDGKITKEEWTKMWEECIKDVVDGKKFPEWQQKYMEFMFYANDTSGDGFIDRDEYTAIYRLFGFSQDDVNVCFDKISQGLPKNMLSKEDFEALWREYFVAEDENAKGNFLFGRQSH, from the exons ATGTCTGCACTGTCAGATTTTCAAAGAAAGAAAATCTTAAATCTTTTTGAGAATCTGTACG ATTTAAACAAAGACGGTGTCATAGAAAAATGTGATTTTGATAACGCCGTTGAG AAAATCTCTACTCTACATCACTGGAAGAACAACGATGAGGCCTTCAAGAAAGCACAAGAAACAGTCAACGAGATTTGGGAAGGTTTGAGGATAAGAGCTGACAAAAATAAG GACGGTAAAATCACCAAAGAAGAGTGGACAAAGATGTGGGAAGAGTGTATAAAAGATGTGGTCGACGGAAAGAAATTTCCAGAATGGCAGCAGAAATACATGGAGTTTATGTTCTACGCTAACGACACATCAG GTGACGGGTTCATTGACCGTGACGAGTACACAGCCATTTATCGTCTGTTTGGTTTCTCACAAGATGACGTCAACGTTTGTTTTGACAAGATTTCACAA GGTCTACCCAAAAATATGTTATCTAAAGAAGACTTTGAAGCATTGTGGAGGGAGTACTTCGTAGCAGAGGATGAGAATGCCAAGGGAAATTTCTTGTTTGGCAGACAGTCACACTAA